A stretch of DNA from Candidatus Woesearchaeota archaeon:
TGTTCGAATGATGCGTTTCCGTAGTGCCACGCCATTGCTGATGCTATAAATATGTCTGTGAAGCTTGTTACGTTTTCTACGAAGTTTGTTCTTGGTGTTACTTCGAATGTTCTGTTTTTTTCAAATTCGAATAGTTCAGGTAGTGCTTCGTCGAAGTATTGTCTTAGTTCTTGTTGGTATTCGCTTATTTTTGCGTGTGATTTTTCTCCCATTAGTACAGGTACTACTTTTTGTGCTTCTTCTATTATTGTTCTTCCTATTTGTTGGTCTTGTTTTAATGGGCTTGATAAGAAATCAGTTACTACTTCTTCTAGTGCTCTTACTTCCATAGATGCTCCTACTGATGTTAGCATTGATGGTGTAAGTAAATATCTTGAGTAGTCTAGCATTGATTTTCGAGCGTTTGCGTCGTATGCTTCTATTATTTGTGTTTTTGTTTTTTTTGTTTCTGTTCTTAGTGAGTAATCTAAGAATTCTTGGTTTAGTGGGTGGTTTCCTGAGAATATTTCTAGTTTGTGTGTTATTTCTTGGTAGTTGTTTATTATTTTATTTAGTGATTTGAATATTTCTTCTGCGTGTTTTGAGTTTTTTAAGTCTAGGTTATCTTCTGATTTTGCTAAAACGTTTTTCCAATCTATGTATCTTGATGATTTTACTTGCGGGTGTGCTAGTGGGTGTCCTGTTATTAGTTTTCCTGATAGGTCAGGTATGTTTTCGCAGATGAATCTCACGTTTCCTAGTTCTTTTATTGAGTTGTGTCCGTAGCTTTGTGCCCATTTTTGTATGAATTGTTTGTTTTTTTCTGTTGGTAATCTCCAGTTTTCTGTGAAGTCAGAATATGCTTTTTTTAGTTGTTCTACGTTTATTCCTGTTATGTCTTGTGGTATTGAGTCCATTTTTGGTAGTGGTAGGTCTTCTGATTCTATGCTTAGTAGTAGTCTTTTTTGGAAGGGTTCGTGTGTTCTGCTGTATGCTGCTGCTAGTGTTGCGAATTGTTCTGGTGGTATTGTGTCGTATACGAAGAATATGTCTGCGAATGGTTTTGATACGTACAGTGATAGTATTGCTTCTTCTTGTTCTTGTGTGAATTTTTCTGTGAATTTTCCCATTTTTATTTCTCCCCCTTAATAAAAAAATTAACTATTGTTTTTTGTTACTATTTTAGAAT
This window harbors:
- a CDS encoding FAD-dependent thymidylate synthase, which encodes MGKFTEKFTQEQEEAILSLYVSKPFADIFFVYDTIPPEQFATLAAAYSRTHEPFQKRLLLSIESEDLPLPKMDSIPQDITGINVEQLKKAYSDFTENWRLPTEKNKQFIQKWAQSYGHNSIKELGNVRFICENIPDLSGKLITGHPLAHPQVKSSRYIDWKNVLAKSEDNLDLKNSKHAEEIFKSLNKIINNYQEITHKLEIFSGNHPLNQEFLDYSLRTETKKTKTQIIEAYDANARKSMLDYSRYLLTPSMLTSVGASMEVRALEEVVTDFLSSPLKQDQQIGRTIIEEAQKVVPVLMGEKSHAKISEYQQELRQYFDEALPELFEFEKNRTFEVTPRTNFVENVTSFTDIFIASAMAWHYGNASFEQYYKALTKEPKKAQEIIHQTFKTRGTFDPFPKPTLIDTPIFETLIDYGADRDNHRHRRGAWLRQALTTEHGFETPQMIKTAKLEKEYNQILNEMSTTFNNIRQDNKYVAQLIVPFAFKCRRLINWSAGQDGYYIELRSKSPGHDSYREIAWDVAEKIKTTAPTFGQYLKVDKQTYPQHLIKNARKWYDQEKRK